A genomic segment from Blastococcus sp. PRF04-17 encodes:
- a CDS encoding bifunctional FO biosynthesis protein CofGH: protein MTPLPPPTESALRRALVRAERGSTLDAVEAETLLHARGLGEGEPLDRLLTVAGRVRDAGLASAGRPGVVTYSRKVFIPLTNLCRDRCHYCTFVTTPGQLRTAGKAPYLSPDEVLEVARAGAALGCKEALFTLGDRPEERWPVAREWLEAHGFDSTLAYLRAMAIRVLEETGLLPHLNPGVLSWEEIQRLKPVAASMGMMLETTATRLWSEPGGPHFGSPDKEPAVRLRVLEDAGRSAVPFTTGVLLGIGEDYAERVEAVLAIRASAQRHGHVQEVIVQNFRAKPRTAMQAHDDLELQEYVAAVAVTRLLLGPKAHVQAPPNLSDSTELGLLLRAGVDDWGGVSPLTPDHVNPERPWPNIDKLAALSAEVGFELRERLAAQPPYVLQPEPWLDPRVRPHVAALAGPDGLAVEDRLPVGRPWQEPDESWSASGRVDLHVEVDTVGRTTDRRSDFDAVYGDWSELRSRTESARDGHSTALSTGDPAVRAALRHAERDPAGLTDAEYLALLGADGTDLEALAALADGVRRDVNGDDVTYVVNRNINFTNVCYTGCRFCAFAQRRTDADAYTLSMQQVGDRVDEAWAAGATEICMQGGIHPDLPGTAYLDLAREVKKRQPGIHLHAFSPMEIVNGAARTGLSFRDFLTEAKAAGLDSIPGTAAEILDDDVRWVLTKGKLPTATWLEIIRTAHQVGIPTTSTMMYGHVDTPAHWVAHLRTLAALQDETGGFTEFVLLPFVHHNSPIYLAGVARPGPTVRENRAVHAVARLLLHGRIPNIQTSWVKLAEAGTRAVLQGGANDLGGTLMEETISRMAGSENGSLKTIAELEALAASIGRPPASGPPSTGRRPRSAWPPRGPTRAAAG from the coding sequence ATGACTCCGTTGCCGCCGCCGACCGAATCCGCCCTCCGCCGCGCCCTGGTGCGCGCCGAGCGCGGCTCGACGCTGGACGCGGTCGAGGCCGAGACCCTGCTGCACGCCCGGGGGCTGGGTGAGGGCGAGCCGCTCGACCGGCTGCTCACCGTGGCCGGCCGGGTGCGGGACGCCGGGCTGGCCTCCGCCGGCCGGCCCGGGGTGGTGACCTACAGCCGCAAGGTGTTCATCCCGCTCACGAATCTGTGCCGCGACCGCTGCCACTACTGCACGTTCGTGACGACGCCAGGGCAGCTGCGGACGGCGGGCAAGGCTCCCTACCTCTCCCCCGACGAGGTGCTCGAGGTGGCGCGCGCGGGTGCCGCCCTGGGGTGCAAGGAGGCGCTGTTCACCCTCGGCGACCGCCCCGAGGAGCGCTGGCCGGTCGCCCGCGAGTGGCTGGAGGCCCACGGCTTCGACTCGACGCTGGCGTACCTGCGGGCGATGGCGATCCGGGTGCTCGAGGAGACCGGACTGCTGCCCCACCTCAACCCGGGCGTGCTGTCGTGGGAGGAGATCCAGCGGCTGAAGCCGGTCGCGGCCTCGATGGGCATGATGCTCGAGACCACCGCGACGCGGCTCTGGTCGGAGCCCGGCGGCCCGCACTTCGGCAGCCCCGACAAGGAGCCCGCGGTGCGGCTGCGGGTGCTGGAGGACGCGGGGCGCTCCGCCGTCCCCTTCACCACCGGGGTGCTGCTGGGCATCGGCGAGGACTACGCCGAGCGGGTGGAGGCCGTCCTCGCGATCCGGGCCTCGGCGCAGCGGCACGGGCACGTGCAGGAGGTCATCGTCCAGAACTTCCGGGCCAAGCCGCGGACCGCGATGCAGGCGCACGACGACCTCGAACTGCAGGAGTACGTGGCCGCCGTGGCCGTGACCCGGCTGCTGCTGGGCCCCAAGGCGCACGTGCAGGCGCCGCCGAACCTGTCGGACTCGACCGAGCTCGGCCTGCTGCTGCGGGCGGGGGTCGACGACTGGGGCGGCGTCTCGCCGCTGACGCCCGACCACGTCAACCCCGAGCGGCCGTGGCCGAACATCGACAAGCTCGCCGCGCTGTCGGCCGAGGTGGGCTTCGAGCTGCGCGAGCGGCTGGCCGCCCAGCCGCCCTACGTGCTGCAGCCGGAGCCGTGGCTGGACCCGCGGGTGCGCCCGCACGTCGCCGCGCTCGCCGGGCCGGACGGGCTCGCCGTCGAGGACCGGCTGCCCGTCGGCCGCCCCTGGCAGGAGCCGGACGAGTCGTGGAGCGCGTCGGGGCGGGTCGACCTGCACGTCGAGGTCGACACCGTCGGGCGCACGACCGACCGGCGTTCGGACTTCGACGCGGTCTACGGCGACTGGTCGGAGCTGCGGTCGCGCACCGAGAGCGCCCGCGACGGGCACTCCACCGCGCTGAGCACCGGCGACCCCGCCGTCCGCGCGGCGCTGCGGCACGCCGAGCGGGACCCGGCGGGGCTGACCGACGCCGAGTACCTGGCGCTGCTGGGTGCCGACGGCACCGACCTGGAGGCCCTGGCGGCCCTGGCCGACGGGGTGCGCCGCGACGTCAACGGCGACGACGTCACCTACGTCGTGAACCGGAACATCAACTTCACCAACGTCTGCTACACGGGTTGCCGGTTCTGCGCGTTCGCGCAGCGGCGCACCGATGCCGACGCGTACACGCTGTCGATGCAGCAGGTGGGCGACCGGGTGGACGAGGCCTGGGCGGCCGGCGCGACCGAGATCTGCATGCAGGGCGGCATCCACCCCGACCTGCCGGGCACGGCGTACCTCGACCTGGCGCGCGAGGTGAAGAAGCGGCAGCCCGGCATCCACCTGCACGCCTTCAGCCCGATGGAGATCGTCAACGGTGCGGCGCGGACCGGGCTGTCGTTCCGCGACTTCCTGACCGAGGCCAAGGCGGCGGGGCTCGACTCGATCCCGGGGACGGCGGCGGAGATCCTCGACGACGACGTCCGCTGGGTGCTCACCAAGGGCAAGCTGCCCACGGCCACGTGGCTGGAGATCATCCGCACGGCGCACCAGGTCGGCATCCCGACCACCTCGACGATGATGTACGGCCACGTCGACACCCCGGCGCACTGGGTCGCGCACCTGCGCACGCTCGCCGCGCTGCAGGACGAGACCGGCGGCTTCACCGAGTTCGTGCTGCTGCCGTTCGTGCACCACAACTCGCCGATCTACCTCGCCGGCGTCGCCCGGCCCGGGCCGACCGTCCGCGAGAACCGCGCGGTGCACGCCGTCGCGCGGCTGCTGCTGCACGGGCGGATCCCGAACATCCAGACCTCGTGGGTGAAGCTCGCCGAGGCCGGCACCAGGGCGGTCCTGCAGGGCGGCGCCAACGACCTCGGCGGCACGCTGATGGAGGAGACCATCAGCCGGATGGCCGGCAGCGAGAACGGATCACTGAAGACCATCGCCGAGCTCGAGGCGCTCGCCGCCTCGATCGGGCGGCCGCCCGCCAGCGGACCACCGAGTACGGGACGCCGTCCGCGGAGCGCCTGGCCACCGCGCGGTCCGACGAGGGCCGCCGCCGGCTGA
- a CDS encoding ArsR/SmtB family transcription factor encodes MSERQEIREVTDAGVLAALAHPLRRRLMDVLKVHGPATASMLAERTDQNIGNVSHHVRALADVGLVEEAPELAKDRRERWWRLVTRSLRWSGEALSDDPAGEAVAQAVQSLTLDRHTAHVRAWFAAGDEEREPWRETSFIAEKWLHLTAGELGELSREIGEVLGRWSDRERMDDGTEQREPVLVFTYGIPARP; translated from the coding sequence GTGAGCGAGCGACAGGAGATCCGGGAGGTCACCGACGCAGGGGTGCTGGCCGCGCTGGCCCATCCGCTCCGCCGTCGGCTCATGGACGTGCTGAAGGTCCACGGCCCGGCGACCGCCAGCATGCTGGCGGAGCGGACCGACCAGAACATCGGCAACGTCAGCCACCACGTGCGCGCACTGGCCGACGTCGGGCTGGTCGAGGAGGCTCCCGAGCTCGCCAAGGACCGGCGCGAGCGCTGGTGGCGGCTGGTGACCCGGTCGCTGCGGTGGTCCGGCGAGGCGCTCTCCGACGATCCGGCGGGGGAGGCCGTCGCGCAGGCCGTCCAGTCACTGACGCTCGACCGGCACACCGCACACGTCCGGGCCTGGTTCGCAGCCGGGGACGAGGAACGCGAGCCGTGGCGGGAGACCTCGTTCATCGCCGAGAAGTGGCTCCACCTGACGGCCGGCGAGCTCGGCGAGCTGTCCCGCGAGATCGGCGAGGTGCTCGGCCGCTGGAGCGATCGCGAGCGCATGGACGACGGCACCGAGCAGCGTGAGCCCGTCCTGGTGTTCACCTACGGCATCCCCGCCCGCCCCTGA
- a CDS encoding IS4 family transposase produces the protein MWWRGRLVTAIDGTTMCCPDTPANLTVHRKGGSHHGGTGYPMVRLLALVACGTRTIIDAVFGSIGRGETGYAADLVPAMRAPMIVLADRNFAAADLIDKIADRGADLLIRVKSGRRLPVCRRCADGSWLSRIGQVEVRVIRAQITIDTGQRRRSEAYQLVTTVTDADCPAVEIVGLYHQRWEIETAYCELKQSIGGGRVLRARTPAGLEQEIYARLIAYQALRIAITDATLTAGDIDPDRASFTVALRAARDQLVKAAGVIADTSVDLVGVIGDQVLASLLPARRRRNTPRVVKRAISTYAPHTASGRLRGPSHRITISIDVLADPDP, from the coding sequence GTGTGGTGGCGCGGCCGGCTGGTCACCGCGATCGACGGCACCACGATGTGCTGCCCGGACACCCCGGCCAACCTGACCGTCCACCGCAAGGGCGGCAGCCATCACGGCGGCACCGGCTATCCGATGGTCCGGCTGCTGGCGCTGGTCGCCTGCGGCACCCGGACGATCATCGACGCGGTCTTCGGGTCGATCGGCCGCGGGGAGACCGGCTACGCCGCCGACCTGGTGCCGGCCATGCGCGCGCCGATGATCGTGCTGGCCGACCGCAACTTCGCCGCCGCGGATCTGATCGACAAGATCGCCGACCGCGGCGCGGACCTGCTGATCAGGGTCAAAAGTGGACGCCGGCTGCCGGTCTGCCGCCGCTGCGCCGATGGCTCGTGGCTATCGCGGATCGGACAGGTCGAGGTTCGGGTCATCCGGGCCCAGATCACTATCGACACCGGCCAGCGGCGGCGCAGCGAGGCCTACCAACTGGTCACCACGGTGACCGACGCCGACTGCCCGGCCGTCGAGATCGTCGGCCTCTATCACCAGCGGTGGGAGATCGAGACCGCGTACTGCGAGCTCAAGCAGAGCATCGGCGGCGGGCGGGTGCTGCGCGCGCGGACCCCGGCCGGTCTCGAGCAGGAAATCTACGCACGGCTGATCGCCTACCAGGCACTCCGGATCGCGATCACCGACGCAACGCTCACCGCCGGCGACATCGATCCCGACCGGGCCAGTTTCACCGTCGCCCTCCGCGCCGCCCGCGACCAGCTGGTCAAGGCCGCCGGAGTCATCGCCGACACCAGCGTCGACCTCGTCGGCGTCATCGGCGACCAGGTCCTGGCCAGCCTCCTGCCCGCCCGACGCCGCCGAAACACCCCTCGGGTGGTCAAGCGAGCCATCTCCACCTACGCCCCGCACACCGCCAGCGGGCGACTCCGCGGACCCAGCCACCGGATCACCATCAGCATCGACGTCCTCGCCGACCCCGACCCTTGA
- a CDS encoding transposase domain-containing protein gives MPVQSGTSRVVREVTVAEDRFAPGHLGELTQIVPFEMVDAALDETDTVQQRVRDLPSRVVVYLLLAGALFVECGYRQVWARLVAGLDGLPVAEPSAAGLAAARRRIRPAPLGKLFELLRGRPPARPPRACGGAAGWSPRSTAPRCAARTPRPT, from the coding sequence TTGCCTGTTCAGTCTGGCACCAGTCGGGTCGTTCGTGAGGTCACCGTCGCCGAGGACCGGTTCGCGCCGGGTCATCTGGGTGAGCTGACCCAAATCGTGCCGTTCGAGATGGTCGACGCCGCCCTGGACGAGACCGACACCGTGCAGCAGCGGGTGCGCGATCTGCCCTCCCGGGTTGTGGTGTACCTGCTGCTGGCCGGAGCGCTGTTCGTCGAGTGCGGCTACCGGCAGGTGTGGGCGCGGCTGGTGGCCGGGCTGGACGGACTGCCGGTCGCCGAGCCGAGTGCGGCGGGCCTGGCCGCCGCCCGGCGCCGGATCAGGCCGGCGCCGCTGGGCAAGCTGTTCGAGCTGCTCCGCGGGCGGCCGCCGGCCCGGCCACCAAGGGCGTGTGGTGGCGCGGCCGGCTGGTCACCGCGATCGACGGCACCACGATGTGCTGCCCGGACACCCCGGCCAACCTGA
- a CDS encoding formate/nitrite transporter family protein, producing the protein MSAREPAEMAQVAAETGGKKTHRTWDRVLVSAFLAGAYISFGALVAITVSSGLDPDTWGTLPTLFMGAAFTLGLVLVLIAGSDLATGNMMLVPLGAMRGRIDVGDVVKNLTLVLLGNLLGALFVAFFLAVQTDVIGDAASEGSSLLTYERLAGIAEGKTGHSAWETFLRGVGCNWLVCLAVWMSLAAQSVSGKILAVFFPVMAFVAMGFDHVVANMFFIPAAIWADVPGIGWEDAGVNWLLAGSGNLVGAVLFVSTSYWYLFLRDQPVTTTTAQEPAERG; encoded by the coding sequence GTGAGCGCGCGGGAACCAGCAGAGATGGCTCAGGTCGCCGCGGAGACCGGCGGCAAGAAGACCCACCGGACCTGGGATCGGGTGCTGGTGAGCGCGTTCCTCGCCGGTGCCTACATCTCGTTCGGGGCGCTGGTGGCGATCACGGTGTCGTCCGGGCTGGACCCGGACACGTGGGGCACGCTGCCGACGCTGTTCATGGGTGCGGCCTTCACCCTCGGCCTGGTCCTCGTGCTGATCGCCGGCTCCGACTTGGCGACCGGCAACATGATGCTGGTCCCGCTCGGCGCCATGCGGGGCAGGATCGACGTCGGGGACGTCGTGAAGAACCTGACCCTCGTACTGCTGGGGAACCTGCTCGGCGCGCTGTTCGTCGCGTTCTTCCTCGCCGTGCAGACCGACGTCATCGGCGACGCGGCCTCGGAGGGCAGTTCGCTGCTCACCTACGAGCGACTCGCGGGGATCGCCGAGGGCAAGACCGGGCACTCCGCCTGGGAGACCTTCCTGCGCGGGGTCGGCTGCAATTGGCTGGTCTGCCTGGCGGTGTGGATGTCCCTGGCCGCGCAGAGCGTCTCCGGGAAGATCCTGGCCGTCTTCTTCCCGGTCATGGCGTTCGTGGCCATGGGCTTCGACCACGTGGTCGCCAACATGTTCTTCATCCCGGCCGCCATCTGGGCCGACGTCCCCGGGATCGGCTGGGAGGACGCGGGCGTGAACTGGCTGCTGGCCGGCTCGGGCAACCTGGTCGGGGCCGTGCTCTTCGTGTCGACGTCCTACTGGTACCTGTTCCTGCGGGACCAGCCGGTGACGACCACCACGGCGCAGGAGCCCGCCGAGCGCGGCTAG
- a CDS encoding glycerate kinase, protein MTRVLVAPDKFKGSLSGAEVAAALARGLTAAAPGVEVRSLPVADGGDGTLAAAEAAGFERVPVTATGPTGQPVGTAFGRHGDRAVVEMADVSGLSRLPDGRPAPLAATSRGTGEVIAAALADGARRIVLGIGGSACTDGGAGMLQALGARLLDEDGRELGPGGAALGRLARVELDRLHPALSGAEIVVACDVDNPLTGPLGAAAVYGPQKGATPEDVALLDAHLVRFADLLAEATGRDVRDERGAGAAGGVGYAALAVLGATLRPGIDLLLDLLDFSSHVHDADLVVVGEGSLDEQSLRGKAPVGVARLARAAGARVVAVCGQTTLGTEQLRAAGIDAVYALAHLEPDPQRSMAEAAPLLERVAGLLAERELSRRA, encoded by the coding sequence ATGACACGGGTCCTCGTCGCGCCGGACAAGTTCAAGGGATCGCTGTCCGGCGCGGAGGTCGCCGCCGCCCTCGCGCGCGGCCTGACCGCCGCGGCGCCCGGGGTGGAGGTGCGGTCGTTGCCCGTGGCGGACGGCGGGGACGGAACGCTGGCCGCGGCAGAGGCGGCGGGGTTCGAGCGGGTGCCGGTGACCGCCACGGGCCCCACCGGGCAACCGGTCGGCACCGCGTTCGGCCGCCATGGGGACCGCGCCGTGGTCGAGATGGCCGACGTGTCGGGCCTGTCCCGCCTGCCGGACGGCCGACCGGCCCCGCTGGCCGCGACGAGCCGGGGCACCGGCGAGGTGATCGCCGCCGCACTCGCCGACGGCGCGCGCCGGATAGTGCTGGGCATCGGCGGCAGCGCCTGCACCGACGGCGGCGCGGGCATGCTGCAGGCGCTGGGCGCCCGCTTGCTGGACGAGGACGGCCGCGAACTCGGGCCCGGCGGCGCCGCGCTCGGTCGGCTGGCCCGCGTCGAGCTCGATCGCCTCCACCCGGCGCTGTCCGGTGCCGAGATCGTCGTCGCCTGCGACGTGGACAACCCGCTGACCGGGCCTCTGGGGGCGGCCGCGGTCTACGGCCCGCAGAAGGGCGCCACGCCGGAGGACGTCGCCCTGCTGGACGCTCATCTCGTCCGGTTCGCCGACCTGCTGGCCGAGGCGACCGGCCGGGACGTGCGCGACGAGCGGGGCGCCGGGGCGGCCGGCGGCGTCGGCTACGCCGCGCTCGCCGTGCTGGGCGCGACCCTGCGCCCGGGGATCGACCTGCTGCTGGACCTGCTCGACTTCTCCTCCCACGTGCACGACGCCGACCTCGTCGTCGTCGGCGAGGGGTCGCTGGACGAGCAGTCGCTGCGTGGCAAGGCACCGGTCGGCGTCGCGCGCCTGGCGAGAGCGGCCGGCGCCCGTGTGGTGGCGGTCTGCGGGCAGACCACCCTGGGAACCGAACAGCTGCGCGCGGCCGGCATCGACGCGGTCTACGCGCTGGCCCACCTGGAGCCCGACCCGCAGCGCAGCATGGCCGAGGCGGCTCCGCTCCTGGAGCGGGTGGCCGGGCTGCTGGCCGAGCGGGAGCTCAGCCGGCGCGCGTGA
- a CDS encoding DeoR/GlpR family DNA-binding transcription regulator, translating into MVEPRTRRATDQRHEALVTLIRAGVDEVETLAERVGVSASTVRRDLTRLQREGRIARTYGGALVREVFHERSFSESSRLAAGQKASIAVAAARLVPDEGSVFIDAGTTCLALARTLVDRGPMTVVTRGLEAALLLARAPDIRVIIVGGQVQPLSHGVTGALAAVALQRLAFDVAFLGADTVDPDKGLGEPTVEETHVKELVAARSAEVVLLADASKFLPSSPPAWTRIEPSWSVLTDRAVPDDVVAAFARSGIRVTRAG; encoded by the coding sequence ATGGTCGAGCCGCGAACCCGACGGGCCACCGATCAGCGGCACGAGGCGCTCGTCACGTTGATCCGCGCCGGCGTCGACGAGGTCGAGACACTGGCCGAACGGGTGGGTGTCTCGGCCTCCACCGTGCGCCGGGACCTCACCCGGCTGCAGCGGGAGGGACGCATCGCACGCACGTACGGCGGCGCGCTGGTCCGCGAGGTCTTCCACGAGCGGTCGTTCAGCGAGAGCTCTCGGCTGGCGGCCGGACAGAAGGCGAGCATCGCCGTGGCGGCGGCACGGCTCGTCCCGGACGAGGGCAGCGTCTTCATCGACGCCGGGACGACCTGCCTGGCGCTGGCGCGGACGCTCGTGGACCGAGGACCGATGACGGTCGTCACGCGGGGGCTGGAGGCGGCACTCCTGCTGGCCCGCGCACCCGACATCCGGGTCATCATCGTCGGCGGGCAGGTGCAGCCGTTGAGCCACGGGGTCACCGGAGCCCTGGCCGCCGTCGCCCTGCAGCGGCTGGCCTTCGACGTCGCGTTCCTGGGCGCGGACACCGTGGATCCGGACAAGGGGCTCGGGGAGCCCACGGTCGAGGAGACCCACGTCAAGGAACTGGTGGCGGCCCGCTCGGCGGAGGTGGTCCTGCTCGCCGACGCGTCGAAGTTCCTCCCGTCCTCGCCGCCGGCGTGGACACGCATCGAGCCGTCCTGGTCGGTGCTGACCGATCGGGCGGTTCCCGACGACGTGGTCGCGGCCTTCGCCCGGTCGGGGATCCGCGTCACGCGCGCCGGCTGA
- the pdxA gene encoding 4-hydroxythreonine-4-phosphate dehydrogenase PdxA translates to MTRHVLALTLGDPVGIGPEITAKTLAEQAGAADHHGVAVGDAAALRRGVAAMGLDVEVRAVDGFDVPPHEGVIDIVDTGVLGDDVPEWGKVDERAGKAAVAAIETATQAAMDGRVAGIVTGPIHKEAIWAAGSKHLGHTEMLGELTGVTQQDTMFVVRNTAQPGHHLRIFFTTRHVSLRKAIDQLTKERIEDSIRKAHTALQVFGVENPRLAVAALNPHGGENGNFGDEEIVHIAPACDAVRAEGLDVRGPIPADSVFHQGLVGRYDGVLSHFHDQGHIPAKTFDFDGTISVTVGLPILRTSVDHGTAFDIAGTGKAGHGTMLSAYLAAVDYAPFVDNIRRAYGS, encoded by the coding sequence ATGACCCGGCACGTACTCGCACTGACCCTCGGCGACCCGGTCGGCATCGGCCCGGAGATCACCGCCAAGACCCTGGCCGAGCAGGCCGGGGCGGCCGACCACCACGGCGTCGCGGTCGGTGACGCCGCCGCCCTGCGTCGGGGCGTGGCGGCGATGGGGCTCGACGTCGAGGTGCGGGCGGTGGACGGCTTCGACGTGCCACCCCATGAGGGCGTCATCGACATCGTCGACACCGGCGTGCTCGGCGATGACGTCCCCGAGTGGGGAAAGGTGGACGAGCGGGCCGGCAAGGCCGCCGTCGCCGCCATCGAGACGGCGACGCAGGCGGCCATGGACGGGCGCGTGGCCGGCATCGTCACCGGGCCGATCCACAAGGAGGCCATCTGGGCGGCCGGGTCGAAGCACCTGGGCCACACCGAGATGCTCGGCGAGCTGACCGGGGTGACCCAGCAGGACACGATGTTCGTCGTCCGCAACACCGCCCAGCCCGGCCACCACCTGCGGATCTTCTTCACGACCCGGCACGTGTCGCTGCGCAAGGCGATCGACCAGCTCACCAAGGAGCGGATCGAGGACTCGATCCGCAAGGCGCACACCGCCCTGCAGGTGTTCGGCGTCGAGAACCCCCGGCTGGCGGTCGCCGCCCTCAACCCGCACGGCGGGGAGAACGGCAACTTCGGTGACGAGGAGATCGTGCACATCGCGCCGGCGTGCGATGCGGTCCGCGCCGAGGGTCTCGACGTCCGCGGGCCGATCCCGGCCGACTCGGTGTTCCACCAGGGCCTCGTGGGGCGGTACGACGGCGTCCTGTCGCACTTCCACGACCAGGGCCACATCCCGGCCAAGACGTTCGACTTCGACGGGACGATCTCGGTGACCGTCGGACTGCCCATCCTGCGCACCTCGGTCGACCACGGCACGGCCTTCGACATCGCCGGCACCGGCAAGGCCGGACACGGCACCATGCTGTCGGCCTATCTGGCGGCGGTCGACTACGCGCCCTTCGTCGACAACATCCGGCGCGCCTACGGGTCCTGA
- a CDS encoding four-carbon acid sugar kinase family protein encodes MAEVLVVADDLTGANATAAGFASVGLRAATVSAAAGAEVVTDMVSRFDVVVATTDSRHAAPAAAAQAVRAVVGAGWPARLVCNRIDTTLRGNVGATTEAVLAEVRARSGARVVAMCAPAHPAAGRHTIGGTQLLGGRRLEETEVARDARTPMRTSDIVEILRQQATLATHVVPMATVTGPREALVAELRGALDAGTEVIVADATTEEHLDRIAAAAVAAAEGTDVLWVTSDPGPGSVAMATALGLDGSGRGAPLLVVSGSATELTRRQLQQLAADRGAHLHRVPTLEGSAVPDVDAAAAVLADALDGAGADDVVVLATVLEDDDVRPTSPEDADRIPRALAAAVRRIMERHPVEGLFTTGGDVTAAVLAELGSHGLEISGEVEPLAVAGTVVGGPWDGLHVVTKGGLVGDATTTVTCVDHLRQTVELDRRHVSSAQTRTAR; translated from the coding sequence ATGGCTGAGGTGCTGGTCGTCGCCGACGACCTGACCGGCGCGAACGCGACCGCGGCCGGGTTCGCCTCGGTCGGTCTCCGTGCCGCCACCGTGAGCGCCGCCGCGGGCGCCGAGGTGGTCACCGACATGGTGTCCCGGTTCGACGTCGTGGTCGCCACGACCGACAGCCGGCACGCCGCCCCCGCCGCCGCGGCGCAGGCCGTGCGCGCCGTCGTGGGCGCCGGCTGGCCCGCGCGTCTGGTGTGCAACCGGATCGACACCACCCTCCGCGGGAACGTCGGCGCGACCACGGAGGCCGTGCTCGCGGAGGTGCGGGCCCGCAGCGGCGCCCGGGTCGTGGCGATGTGCGCCCCGGCGCACCCGGCCGCCGGCCGGCACACGATCGGCGGCACCCAGCTGCTCGGGGGCCGGCGGCTCGAGGAGACCGAGGTGGCCCGCGACGCCCGCACACCCATGCGGACCTCCGACATCGTGGAGATCCTCCGCCAGCAGGCGACCCTGGCCACCCACGTCGTCCCCATGGCGACGGTCACGGGTCCACGCGAGGCCCTGGTCGCCGAGCTCCGGGGTGCCCTCGACGCCGGCACCGAGGTGATCGTCGCCGACGCGACCACCGAGGAGCACCTGGACCGCATCGCCGCGGCGGCCGTGGCCGCCGCCGAGGGCACCGACGTGCTGTGGGTGACCAGCGATCCCGGCCCGGGCTCGGTGGCCATGGCCACCGCGCTCGGTCTCGACGGATCCGGCCGCGGCGCGCCCCTGCTCGTCGTGTCCGGGTCCGCGACCGAACTGACCCGCAGGCAGCTCCAGCAGCTGGCCGCCGACCGTGGGGCGCACCTGCACCGGGTGCCCACCCTGGAAGGCAGCGCCGTCCCGGACGTCGACGCCGCGGCCGCCGTGCTGGCCGATGCCCTCGACGGGGCCGGCGCCGACGACGTCGTCGTCCTGGCGACCGTGCTCGAGGACGACGACGTGCGGCCCACCTCGCCCGAGGACGCCGATCGGATCCCCCGTGCGCTGGCGGCAGCGGTGCGGCGCATCATGGAGAGGCACCCGGTGGAGGGACTGTTCACCACCGGCGGCGACGTCACCGCGGCGGTGCTGGCCGAGCTCGGGTCGCACGGACTGGAGATCTCCGGGGAGGTCGAGCCGCTCGCGGTGGCCGGCACGGTGGTGGGCGGTCCCTGGGACGGCCTGCACGTCGTGACCAAGGGTGGCCTGGTCGGCGACGCGACCACCACCGTGACCTGTGTGGACCACCTCCGGCAGACCGTCGAGCTCGACCGCCGCCACGTCTCGTCCGCGCAGACGCGCACCGCCCGCTGA